The proteins below come from a single Beutenbergia cavernae DSM 12333 genomic window:
- a CDS encoding proline--tRNA ligase — MLLRMSRLFLRTLREDPVDAEVDSHRLLVRAGYIRRAAPGIYTWLPLGLRVLARVEAIVREEMDAAGAQEVHFPALLPREPYEASGRWTTYGQGIFRLKDRREGDYLLAPTHEEMFTLLVKDLYSSYKDLPLTLYQIQTKYRDEARPRAGLLRGREFIMKDAYSFDVDLARFERSYDAQRHAYQRIFDRLGLEYVIVKASSGLMGGTRSEEFLSPCAIGEDTFVRSPGGYAANVEAVTTPVPEAIPYEDAPPAHVEDTPDTPTIETLVAHANAHQPRADRAWTAADTLKNVVLAVTPPGGERELLVVGVPGDREIDPKRLEDVLAPADVEPATEADFAPHPELVRGYLGPAVLGPNRPGGIRYLLDPRVVAGTTWITGANEPGRHVFGLVAGRDFTADGTIEAAEVRPGDPAPDGSGPLELARGIEIGHIFDLGTTFSDALGLTVLDENGKAIVPTMGSYGVGVSRAVAALAETHHDERGLTWPVHVAPAQVHIVATGKDDAVFAAAEELGAALTARRIDVLLDDRRKVSAGVKFADGELLGMPVIVVVGRGLADGTIEVRLRASDLREDVEVARAADHVAELVGSLADS, encoded by the coding sequence GTGCTGCTACGGATGTCCCGCCTCTTCCTGCGTACCCTCCGCGAGGACCCTGTCGACGCCGAGGTCGACTCCCACCGGCTCCTCGTGCGCGCCGGCTACATCCGGCGTGCCGCCCCAGGGATCTACACGTGGCTCCCGCTCGGTCTGCGCGTCCTCGCGCGCGTCGAGGCGATCGTGCGCGAGGAGATGGACGCGGCCGGCGCTCAGGAGGTCCACTTCCCGGCGCTGCTCCCGAGAGAGCCCTACGAGGCCAGCGGACGCTGGACCACCTACGGGCAAGGGATCTTCCGCCTCAAGGACCGGCGAGAGGGCGACTATCTGCTCGCGCCGACTCACGAGGAGATGTTCACTCTCCTCGTGAAGGACCTGTACTCGTCGTACAAGGACCTGCCCCTCACGCTGTACCAGATCCAGACGAAGTACCGCGACGAGGCCCGCCCCCGCGCGGGCCTGCTGCGCGGGCGCGAGTTCATCATGAAGGACGCGTACAGCTTCGACGTCGACCTCGCGAGGTTCGAACGCTCCTACGACGCCCAGCGGCACGCGTATCAGCGCATCTTCGACCGCCTCGGGCTCGAGTACGTCATCGTCAAGGCCTCGTCCGGGCTCATGGGCGGCACCCGCAGCGAGGAGTTCCTCTCGCCCTGCGCGATCGGTGAGGACACGTTCGTCCGGTCGCCGGGCGGCTACGCAGCCAACGTCGAGGCGGTGACCACGCCGGTGCCTGAGGCGATCCCGTACGAGGACGCACCGCCCGCCCACGTCGAGGACACCCCGGACACGCCGACGATCGAGACGCTCGTCGCCCATGCGAACGCTCACCAGCCGCGCGCGGACCGTGCCTGGACGGCCGCCGACACGTTGAAGAACGTCGTGCTGGCCGTGACACCGCCGGGCGGCGAGCGCGAGCTCCTCGTCGTCGGCGTCCCCGGCGACCGCGAGATCGATCCCAAGCGGCTGGAGGACGTGCTCGCGCCCGCCGACGTCGAGCCCGCGACGGAGGCCGACTTCGCGCCGCACCCGGAGCTGGTGCGCGGCTACCTCGGCCCGGCCGTCCTCGGCCCGAACCGGCCCGGCGGCATCCGGTACCTGCTCGACCCGCGGGTCGTCGCCGGGACCACCTGGATCACTGGCGCCAACGAGCCTGGTCGGCACGTCTTCGGGCTGGTCGCGGGCCGCGACTTCACGGCGGACGGGACGATCGAGGCCGCGGAGGTGCGGCCCGGGGACCCGGCCCCTGACGGCTCGGGCCCGCTCGAGCTCGCCCGCGGTATCGAGATCGGGCACATCTTCGACCTCGGAACGACCTTCTCGGACGCGCTCGGGCTGACCGTGCTGGACGAGAACGGCAAGGCGATCGTGCCGACGATGGGCTCCTACGGCGTCGGCGTCAGCCGGGCCGTGGCGGCCCTGGCGGAGACGCACCACGACGAGCGCGGGCTCACGTGGCCGGTGCACGTGGCGCCGGCGCAGGTCCACATCGTCGCCACGGGCAAGGACGACGCGGTGTTCGCGGCCGCCGAGGAGCTCGGCGCGGCGCTCACCGCGCGGCGGATCGACGTGCTGCTCGATGACCGCCGCAAGGTGTCCGCCGGCGTGAAGTTCGCCGACGGGGAGCTGCTCGGCATGCCGGTGATCGTCGTGGTCGGGCGGGGTCTCGCCGATGGCACGATCGAGGTGCGGCTGCGGGCCAGCGACCTGCGCGAGGACGTCGAGGTCGCGCGTGCGGCCGACCACGTGGCCGAGCTCGTGGGGTCGCTCGCGGACAGCTGA
- a CDS encoding RidA family protein has protein sequence MERTAVNPVAWSAELGFNQGEVVSGHTRTLYISGQTAMSGAGKPQHDGDLAAQLALSLDNLEAVLGAADMSLADLVRLNVYTTDVDLLLQHYGVLASRLGAAHVAPTTTMLGVTRLAIPGQLVELEGTAVA, from the coding sequence ATGGAACGAACGGCAGTCAACCCGGTGGCGTGGTCGGCTGAACTGGGATTCAACCAGGGAGAGGTCGTCTCCGGGCACACCCGGACCCTGTACATCTCGGGGCAGACCGCGATGAGCGGCGCCGGCAAGCCCCAGCACGACGGTGACCTGGCGGCGCAGCTGGCGCTGAGCCTCGACAACCTGGAGGCCGTGCTCGGCGCGGCAGACATGTCCCTCGCGGACCTGGTCCGGCTCAACGTCTACACCACCGACGTCGATCTGCTCCTGCAGCACTACGGCGTCCTGGCGTCGCGGCTCGGCGCCGCACACGTCGCACCGACCACGACGATGCTCGGCGTGACGCGGCTGGCGATCCCCGGCCAGCTGGTCGAGCTCGAGGGCACCGCCGTGGCGTGA
- a CDS encoding helix-turn-helix transcriptional regulator, translating into MLLLRQRGRSSAATLARELEVSTRTVLRDIEALSSAGVPVYAERGRHGGFALLPGFRTELTGLNHDEALALLIAGSRQGAQAFGLNSALASAMLKVTDALPDSHRATAADASERLLVDPEIDLLSRRLVTEEVPETTMTEIRRAVLAGHRLRLHYAAVDRPPAWRTVDPIGLVTVRDKGYLLATTSGADRTYRLSRILAAEELSEPAQRPDKIDLERVWQERSTRFRTSGDQIAVSLRMDPARREELVGTALAVLAEEPDPDGWLRLEVTFQDLRHAEWALWQLGTDAEALDPRPLRAALRDRAASLAARYAT; encoded by the coding sequence GTGCTGCTCCTGCGCCAGCGCGGTCGTTCGTCCGCGGCCACGCTGGCCCGGGAGCTCGAGGTCTCGACCCGCACCGTGCTGCGCGACATCGAGGCGCTGTCCTCAGCCGGCGTGCCGGTGTACGCCGAACGCGGCCGGCACGGCGGCTTCGCGTTGTTGCCGGGCTTCCGGACCGAGCTCACCGGGCTGAACCATGACGAGGCCCTCGCCCTCCTGATCGCGGGATCGCGGCAGGGCGCACAGGCGTTCGGCCTCAACTCGGCGCTCGCGTCGGCGATGCTCAAGGTGACCGACGCGCTTCCCGACAGCCATCGGGCCACGGCCGCTGACGCGTCGGAGCGATTGCTGGTCGACCCTGAGATCGACCTGCTCTCACGCCGCCTGGTCACCGAGGAGGTCCCGGAGACCACGATGACGGAGATCCGCCGCGCGGTGTTGGCCGGACACCGACTGCGCCTCCACTACGCCGCAGTGGACCGCCCCCCGGCCTGGCGCACGGTGGACCCGATCGGCCTCGTCACCGTGCGCGACAAGGGCTACCTGCTTGCGACGACGTCCGGCGCGGATCGCACGTACCGGCTGTCGCGGATCCTCGCGGCCGAAGAACTCTCGGAACCGGCGCAGCGACCGGACAAGATCGATCTGGAGCGAGTCTGGCAGGAGCGCAGCACACGCTTCCGGACCAGCGGCGACCAGATCGCGGTGTCGCTTCGGATGGACCCAGCGCGGCGGGAGGAGCTGGTGGGCACCGCGCTCGCCGTGCTCGCCGAGGAACCCGACCCCGACGGCTGGCTCCGGTTGGAGGTGACCTTCCAAGACCTACGACACGCCGAATGGGCGCTGTGGCAGCTCGGCACGGACGCTGAAGCCCTCGACCCTCGGCCGCTGCGAGCTGCGCTGCGCGACCGGGCCGCATCACTGGCCGCCCGGTACGCGACGTGA